The Astyanax mexicanus isolate ESR-SI-001 chromosome 4, AstMex3_surface, whole genome shotgun sequence genome segment aCTGACCagggtattactgtgctcaattggcctgccaactctcctgacctaaaccccatagagaatctgtgggatattgtgaagagaaagttgagagacgcaagacccaacactctggatgagcttaaggccgctatcgaagcatcctgggcctccagaacacctcagcagtgccacaggctgattacCTCCATGCCACGacgcattgaagcagtcatttctgcaaaaggattcccaaccaagtattgagtgcataattatttgaaggttgcatttttttgtattaaaaacacttttcttttattgatcggatgaaatatgcaaattttttgagctagggatttttgttttttctttacttttttgccaaaatctaagtctaatgtttatcagtacattacagaaaataatgaacttataaatatacatatacatgaatacacacacacaataaatatgtaataataatataatatataataataaatatatatgattatataataaatacCTTTCTGCTTCGCAGAACATATGAGGGTAAAATAAGCTTTAGGAGCTCCCTGAATTCCTCATTTTCAACAATGGAGATGGGCTGACAGTCTTTTATGATCATGTTGATCACAGCCTCTACCACAGCTTGCTTGTTAGGAActgtaagaaaatattttttgccttaataaagtactgaaaagtTTACAAACAATATTACATAGTTACACAAAgccttgtgtttaataaacaattttaaattgaaacattttaattttatttgagaaTTTTAATACACCTGGGGTACTCACAGCAGTATCTGCCGATTCTTCATTGCCATGCCGAGCTCTATAATGCATCAGCATTGATGAAGTGCTCTTGTTGATGTAAGAAAGCTCCATGGAGCAGAGTCGACACTTCAAGTGCAATAAAATACAAAGTTAATTTATATGAATACAgttgtgatgatgtcagggccctGAACACATCACCACCTACTCAAAAGACATTTTACCCATACAGACATTCATTAATCAAACAGAGTACTCACCTGGATCCTGTGCAAATGGTGGCGTGCGAGCCATCTGGGTCCCTGGGGTAGCTGtggaaagaaaacagagaaaataatgtattaacatGCTAACATTATAAGTAATACTTACCTGGACGTCTCAATGGTTACATGCATGTGTTCTTGTCTGTAAATTTGTAAATAGTGTAAAACAACAATCATGCATAGTTGTCTTACCCACGTGCCCACTATGAGTATTTAGGGGCAGGTGGGTACACTATCGGGGGAAACACTGGTTGAGCGTGGCTGGTATgccacaatatattgtatattttgttttgttttcatttagtttttgGATTTGGTGCTTCGGTGgtcacaataaa includes the following:
- the LOC103041110 gene encoding uncharacterized protein LOC103041110 isoform X8 encodes the protein MNRNGDTASIFFYSLCSEVYSWSVFGALFSHTAGGTGSAELQKLPQGPRWLARHHLHRIQCRLCSMELSYINKSTSSMLMHYRARHGNEESADTAFLTSKLW